Proteins co-encoded in one Coxiella burnetii genomic window:
- a CDS encoding Hsp20/alpha crystallin family protein, whose amino-acid sequence MAKAVQKYPHSMLSHLQQDINRLFEPFGWATGGELWDAFSSEWSPHIDIKDEGQNYLICADIPGVDPKKIQVSMENNILTIKGERETEAKEKSEGYLRIERTKGAFLRQFTLPESVDAESIKAKSKHGVLEITIPKAQPPRTKKIEIEEQE is encoded by the coding sequence ATGGCAAAAGCAGTACAAAAATACCCTCACAGTATGTTAAGCCACCTCCAACAAGACATTAACCGTTTATTTGAGCCCTTTGGGTGGGCAACGGGGGGCGAATTGTGGGATGCTTTTTCGAGTGAATGGTCTCCTCATATTGATATTAAAGATGAAGGCCAAAATTACCTCATCTGTGCAGACATACCCGGTGTGGATCCTAAAAAAATCCAGGTGTCTATGGAAAATAATATCTTGACGATTAAAGGGGAAAGAGAAACGGAAGCGAAAGAAAAAAGTGAAGGCTACTTGCGCATTGAGCGTACTAAAGGCGCATTTTTACGGCAATTTACCCTACCTGAATCCGTCGATGCTGAAAGCATTAAAGCAAAAAGCAAACACGGCGTATTGGAAATCACCATTCCGAAAGCTCAGCCGCCCAGAACGAAAAAAATAGAAATAGAAGAGCAAGAATAA
- a CDS encoding DUF378 domain-containing protein has product MKNLSVIGWIAVILLIIGGLNIGFMGVFDYNILGGIFGQVTALLRTIYVLIGLAALWFIFHLTKKAVK; this is encoded by the coding sequence ATGAAAAACTTAAGTGTCATTGGTTGGATCGCTGTAATCCTGCTCATCATCGGAGGATTGAATATAGGATTCATGGGCGTATTCGACTACAACATACTCGGTGGCATTTTTGGCCAAGTAACAGCACTGCTGCGGACCATTTATGTCTTAATTGGCTTAGCTGCATTGTGGTTTATTTTCCACTTGACAAAAAAAGCAGTGAAGTAA
- a CDS encoding MFS transporter, with product MDDHDYSEENGALLRKDGTYLSSSLDTPRTEMMAWIIFFAGVAYYCFAYLLRVYPSVMEYELRSYFDITASGFGLLTSFYYFAYAPLQLPVGVMVDRIGPRRSLIIASIIGTLGVFIFASFKEFDFALMGRFMVGFGAAFAYVTTLKLAATWLPRKYFATATGVVTGCGMVAAIFTDIYLTHSVKINGFHFAMYFPLFMGIGLIVAILLIIRDKPKEEGATTEMAAISYRQLGDYLLGIMKNRQMWFIGIVGSLLYLPSSVFLDVWAIPYLRYVHHLSPEQAAWGVSIMLFGWIISSFGSGALSDIFGTRKIPLLIASFLAAIVASLILYLNGLSIYVLYPLLFLFGICCGPHPLCFTLSKENNPHKISGTAIAFANFVIMMGGFIFQPIVGDILDWLWSGRLENVIRIYTPHDYTLALSIMPVGLLIAGFVTLFIKETYQKR from the coding sequence ATGGACGATCACGATTATAGCGAAGAAAATGGCGCGCTCTTGCGAAAAGATGGTACTTATTTATCATCATCGCTTGACACGCCCCGCACTGAAATGATGGCATGGATCATTTTTTTTGCGGGTGTTGCTTATTATTGTTTTGCTTACTTGCTGCGAGTGTATCCCAGCGTCATGGAATATGAATTACGCAGTTACTTTGATATCACTGCCAGTGGTTTCGGATTGCTCACTTCTTTTTATTATTTTGCTTATGCGCCACTCCAGTTGCCTGTGGGGGTGATGGTGGACCGCATTGGGCCGCGGCGATCCTTAATAATTGCTTCAATCATCGGCACCCTGGGTGTTTTCATTTTTGCTTCTTTTAAAGAGTTTGACTTCGCATTGATGGGTCGTTTTATGGTGGGGTTTGGTGCCGCTTTTGCTTATGTAACGACGCTAAAGTTAGCGGCCACTTGGCTTCCTCGTAAATATTTTGCCACGGCCACGGGCGTTGTGACAGGATGCGGAATGGTGGCGGCCATTTTCACTGATATTTATTTAACTCATAGTGTAAAAATTAATGGTTTTCATTTTGCGATGTATTTCCCGTTGTTTATGGGAATAGGTTTAATTGTAGCGATATTATTAATTATTCGTGATAAACCCAAAGAAGAAGGAGCGACCACGGAAATGGCGGCCATTAGTTATCGCCAGTTGGGCGATTACCTCTTGGGGATTATGAAGAATCGACAAATGTGGTTTATTGGCATTGTGGGTTCCCTCTTATATTTGCCTTCGTCGGTGTTTTTAGACGTTTGGGCGATTCCTTATCTGCGTTATGTGCATCACTTGTCTCCAGAACAGGCGGCGTGGGGCGTGTCAATTATGCTATTCGGCTGGATAATATCGAGTTTTGGCAGTGGGGCATTGTCTGATATTTTTGGAACGCGAAAAATACCCTTGTTGATCGCTTCTTTTTTAGCAGCCATCGTGGCCAGTTTAATTTTGTATTTGAATGGCTTGTCAATTTATGTGTTATATCCGTTATTGTTTCTTTTTGGTATTTGTTGTGGTCCCCATCCATTATGTTTCACTTTAAGCAAAGAAAATAATCCTCATAAGATTTCGGGAACGGCCATTGCGTTTGCGAATTTCGTTATTATGATGGGCGGATTTATCTTTCAGCCGATCGTCGGTGATATTTTAGATTGGTTGTGGAGCGGACGATTGGAAAATGTAATTCGGATTTATACTCCGCATGATTACACACTAGCATTAAGCATTATGCCAGTCGGATTATTAATTGCAGGGTTCGTCACTTTATTTATCAAGGAAACTTATCAAAAGAGATAA
- a CDS encoding secondary thiamine-phosphate synthase enzyme YjbQ, with amino-acid sequence MKRAQWKKEMGMIYQKTLIFHTKARGTIDITDKVIDIVLSSECKKGLCHVFIQHTSASLIVCENADRTVRKDLERFMERFIQDGDKLFQHKVEGPDDMPAHLRTILTQTSLTVPIENNELALGTWQGIYLWEHRLGAHFRRRIMVTVMGS; translated from the coding sequence GTGAAAAGAGCCCAGTGGAAAAAGGAAATGGGGATGATTTATCAAAAAACATTAATTTTCCATACCAAGGCTCGGGGAACTATCGATATCACTGACAAAGTTATCGACATAGTTCTAAGTTCGGAATGTAAAAAGGGTTTGTGCCACGTTTTTATTCAACATACAAGCGCCTCTTTGATCGTCTGTGAAAATGCTGATCGGACAGTACGAAAAGATTTAGAACGGTTCATGGAACGTTTTATCCAGGACGGCGATAAGCTTTTCCAACACAAAGTTGAAGGGCCCGACGATATGCCGGCTCATTTGCGAACGATTTTAACGCAAACGAGCTTAACAGTTCCAATTGAAAATAATGAATTGGCTTTAGGAACATGGCAGGGGATCTATCTTTGGGAACACCGACTAGGGGCTCATTTTCGTCGCCGAATTATGGTTACGGTTATGGGTAGCTAA
- a CDS encoding protein kinase domain-containing protein — protein sequence MSTPNFLKTVEFLKRTEKQTTWVKHRWIVLRVENASAPFFCAIDLTEDYLGHGTFGVVYKAYSIDSNGNIDEKRTWAAKVFRVENANATSQIGKIMKEAEIFGRYYRVDGWQRIESNKNDENLQSDFYLFFEYIPGKSLGELLAKNTLNLTFEERVQLIFYIVQQLHLMHYFTPSTGKPIVHRDLKPLNIQVNIEKKAVTIEDKTTYLTNISSAIFDFGLADESEKDEEIDSLKPTTLKGTSEYLSPEILSEKAGVRSDLYSLVPTIAELLGAPHEKLFKNRKLDPKIGKYDLTDLQIDAAYSKDIGPLIKEFLQKMQDDDYWKRPTTDEVLRFFTTLNKYCAINLCSTKSEEEREERLAPHFAKLIILASGCWNHTPFGFNHAFEHYDFEGDLYLRETVIEPYKIKNKTGSLINPDNVFLPKLLSKETSEIDDFLKTLPFQKLKWINDAFLSPEMEGLVGKFFVDKITFVTDKCNELLSLLENFNKTYKHLAHTSSGNGFVSQRTWKKNFWRFAAFV from the coding sequence ATGAGTACGCCTAACTTTCTCAAAACAGTGGAATTCCTTAAGCGAACAGAAAAACAAACAACCTGGGTAAAGCATAGGTGGATTGTCCTTCGAGTAGAAAATGCCTCGGCTCCCTTCTTCTGTGCGATAGATTTAACAGAAGATTATTTAGGCCATGGCACTTTTGGAGTCGTGTATAAAGCATATTCTATAGATTCGAATGGCAACATCGACGAAAAGCGGACATGGGCTGCAAAGGTATTTAGAGTCGAAAATGCCAATGCAACTAGCCAAATCGGAAAAATTATGAAAGAAGCTGAGATATTTGGCAGGTATTATCGGGTTGACGGATGGCAACGTATTGAGAGCAATAAGAACGATGAAAACCTCCAAAGCGACTTTTACCTCTTTTTTGAATATATTCCAGGTAAATCACTCGGAGAATTGTTAGCCAAAAATACACTAAACTTAACTTTTGAAGAAAGAGTCCAACTTATTTTTTACATAGTTCAGCAATTGCATCTCATGCATTATTTCACTCCTTCAACAGGAAAACCAATTGTCCACCGCGATTTAAAACCGCTTAACATTCAAGTAAATATAGAAAAAAAAGCAGTTACAATCGAAGATAAAACGACTTATTTAACTAACATTTCTTCTGCAATTTTTGATTTTGGACTCGCAGATGAATCAGAAAAAGATGAAGAGATAGACTCTTTAAAACCAACTACGTTAAAAGGAACGAGTGAATATCTATCACCTGAAATTTTATCTGAAAAAGCAGGTGTCCGCAGCGACTTATATAGTTTAGTTCCTACGATAGCAGAATTACTAGGTGCGCCTCATGAGAAGCTCTTTAAAAATAGAAAGCTCGACCCCAAGATAGGAAAATATGATCTCACAGATCTTCAAATTGATGCTGCTTATTCAAAGGATATTGGACCTCTTATAAAAGAATTTCTCCAAAAAATGCAGGACGATGACTATTGGAAAAGGCCTACCACGGATGAAGTATTACGTTTTTTTACCACTTTAAACAAATATTGTGCCATCAATCTTTGTTCCACAAAAAGTGAAGAGGAACGTGAGGAACGTTTAGCCCCTCATTTTGCAAAATTAATTATACTCGCATCGGGTTGTTGGAATCACACACCCTTTGGATTTAATCACGCTTTTGAACATTACGATTTTGAAGGTGATCTTTATTTACGCGAAACCGTTATTGAACCTTATAAAATTAAAAATAAAACAGGTTCTCTAATTAATCCGGACAATGTTTTTCTACCAAAGCTTCTATCTAAAGAAACCTCAGAGATAGATGATTTTTTAAAAACTTTACCATTCCAAAAACTCAAATGGATAAATGATGCGTTCTTATCTCCTGAAATGGAGGGCCTAGTAGGCAAATTTTTTGTGGATAAAATAACCTTTGTGACGGACAAGTGCAATGAACTATTATCCTTATTAGAAAATTTTAACAAAACCTACAAACACTTGGCACATACTTCTTCGGGAAATGGCTTCGTTTCGCAGCGAACTTGGAAAAAAAATTTTTGGCGATTCGCCGCTTTCGTATAA